The segment TGTACGATCTCTTCAATTTCATCATGCGTCAAAACATCCGAGAGGGGAACCCCGGCAACCGTCGAATAACGAGGTAACGGAACCATATCGTCACCATGTCCCCCCATAACGGATGCACGGATCTGACCTCCGCCGTAACCCAGTTTTTCCTGAATAAATGCCGCCATACGCGCACTGTCCAAAACACCTGCCATACCGATAACACGGCTGCGATCGAAGCCGCTTTCACGTAACGCGACATAAGTCATTGCATCCAACGGGTTGGAGACCATAATCACGATTGCATTCGGAGAGTATTGTGCAACGCCTTCGATGACTTCACGCGTTACTTTCGCATTAATCATCAATAGATCATCACGGCTCATGCCCGGCAAACGCGGGCTTCCTGCCGTAATTACGACTACATCGCAGTCCGTCATATCTGCCATTGTTTCGGCAACGCTTACCACTGAGTGACTACGTACCGCAGCAGCGGCTTGAGACATATCAAGTGCTTTACCTTTTGCAATTTCGATTTTGTTATCGCGTAAAATAATTTCATGGCAAGAGCCAAGCATAGCAAGTGAGTAGGCGATCGTTGATCCGACATTTCCAGCACCGACGATCCCGACACGTTTTCCTTTTACCATTTTCCTACTCCTTGTGTCATATCAGTATTCCCTTTTAGTAAAAGAGAAATAAAAGACGATTAATCGCCTTTTATCTATAGATCCTATCTACAGATAAAAAGCGATTGGGGAAATTCCCCAATCCATTGTTCGATTTAGATAGCGGCAATAATTGCGTTAAGTGTTGCACTTGGGCGCATTGCTTTTTCAGTTTTTGCGTTATCCGGGTGGAAATAACCGCCGATATCCTGTGCTTTTCCTTCTACTGAGAGAAGTTCTTCCATGATTTTAGCTTCATTTTCACTAAGAGCTTTAGCAACCGCAGCAAATCGACTTGCGAGTTCTGCATCTGTAGTTTGCTCAGCCAAAGCTTTTGCCCAATATTGAGCCAAGAAGAAATGGCTTGCTTTATTATCCGGTTCTCCCGCTTTTCGTGAAGGCTCTTTATTATTGTCAAGGTAAGCCGCATTCGCTTCATCAAGCGCTGCAGTCAATGCTGACAACTTGTTGCTTTTTTCTGTTTTGTTAATATGGCGCATCGCCTCTGCCAAAGCAAGGAATTCACCGAGTGAATCCCAGCGAAGGTGACCTTCATTCACAAATTGTTCAACGTGCTTCGGAGCCGATCCGCCTGCACCTGTTTCAAATAATCCGCCGCCTGCAAGCAATGGAACGATTGAAAGCATTTTAGCCGATGTACCAAGTTCCAAAATTGGGAACAAGTCAGTCAAATAGTCACGTAGTACGTTACCGGTTGCTGAAATAGTATTTTGTCCTGCACGAACACGTTTCAATGAAAACGCCATCGCTTTTTCAGGTGCCAAGATATGGTACTCAATATTTCCTTTATTAAATTCAGGAAGGTACTCATTCACTTTTTTAATGATGTTCGCATCATGTGCACGGTTTTCATCCAACCAGAACACTACCGGAACGTTTTCGATTTCTGCACGCTCTACCGCAAGACGTACCCAGTCTTTGATCGGGATATCTTTTGCACGAGACATACGCCAGATATCACCTTTCTCAACGTTGAACGTCATCAATACGCCACTGTCATCAGTAACGGTTACTACACCGTCTTCAGCAATTTCAAACGTTGTCGGGTGAGAACCGTATTCTTCCGCTTTTTGTGCCATCAAACCGACATTGGATACAGAACCCATCGTTGTAACGTCGAATTGACCGTTCTTTTTGCAATCCTCTATGATCTCAGAGTACATTGTTGCATAACAACGATCCGGAATCGTAACGACACATTGTTCTACTTTTCCTGCCGGATTCCACATTTTACCGCCGTCACGTACGACAACAGGAAGTGAAGCATCGATAATAACATCGTTTGATGCATGTAGGTTAGTGATCCCTTTATCAGAATCAACCATCGCCATAGCCGGTTGAGTCGGGTAAACCGCCATGATAGCCGCTTCGATTTCCGCTTTTTTATCCGAAGGCAATTTTGCCAATTTTTTGTAAAGATCACCAAGACCGAGATTCGGGTTAACACCGATCTCTTTGAAATCAGCCGCATATTTTTCAAATACGTCTTTGAAGAATACAGAAACAGCATGACCGAACATGATCGGATCACTTACTTTCATCATGGTCGCTTTGAGGTGAATCGACCAAAGAATATTTTTCTCTTTTGCTTCAGCGATAGAATCCGCCAAGAAAGAGCGAAGCGCTTTTGCGCTCATGAATGTACCGTCAAGAACTTCTTTGTCTTTTGCATCGATCTCTTTTAATGTTTTACCGTTAAGTGCAATCGTTACTTTGCCGTCACCGTTTTTGATGACTGATTGCTCATTCGCATAGAAATCACCGCTGTTCATGTGAGCAACACGAGTTTTTGAACCCTCATCCCATGCACGAAGTTTGTGAGGATTTTTCTTAGCAAAGTTTTTAACCGCAACCGCAGCACGGCGATCCGAGTTACCTTCACGAAGAACCGGATTAACGGCAGAGCCCAAACACGTTGCATAACGGGCAAAAATCTCTTTTTCTTCATCTGTTTTAGGCTCTTCCGGATAATTCGGAAGATCATAACCTTGTGATTGAAGTTCTTCAATACACGCTTTAAGCTGTGGAATTGAAGCTGAAATATTTGGAAGCTTAATGATAACGCCGTCAGGTTGAGTTGCAATAACACCTAATTCAGCGAGATTATCCGGAATGCGTTGAGCATCAGTCATTCTTTCCGGAAAGGTTGCGATAACACGACCTGCAAGTGAAATATCACTTGTGACAACTTCTACACCTGCTGCTTTTGTAAATGCGTTTACGATTGGAAGTAGCGAATATGTCGCTAAAGCCGGAGCTTCATCAATTACTGACCAAATGATTTTTGCCATCAGGTTCTCCTGTCATTATTTTTATACAAGCATCATAACACTACTGAGGGGGAGTTTTTCTATTTAAACTCCAAAAAAGGATAAAAAGTTGCAAATATGTTTCATTTTGTAGCATTTACTATGTTTTTATGGTGTGTAGAAAAGTAACTACTGTAAATATGCTCCCCATTTTTCCCTCTAACGAAATAGAGGTAATCGGTATGCGCCGGATTAAGTGCGGCATGGATGGCTTCTTTAGAGACATTACATACCGGATACAAAGGAATACCCTTGATTTTGTACGTATTATAGGGAGTTGTGTCCGTTCTTATCCGTTTTGCCGTAACTTTTTGATGGGAGTATTCACCGTAGTTTAATGAGCCGTCCATTTGGAGTCTCATCCCCTTTTGTATCCGATTATCAATAACCGAGCTAACAAACGGCATATCTTCTTCAGAAGCTGCCTCTTTTTGAATTACCGATGCTTTTGTTACAATTTGTAACCATTTATCTTTATCAAATGGGGTATGATACTCATCTGCCCAGCTTCTCATCTTCTTATCCGACTCGGCTAAAAGATGGACAATCAGTTTTTCTTCATCGGTATCGTTTGGAATACTATAGGTATCCGGAACAAAATTACCCTCTTTATAGAGTGCATGTTTATCATACGCCTTTTGCAAAAGGTTGACATCGAGTAAAAGCTGATCCGCAATCTGTTGCAAAAATACAACTGTCGTTTCACCGGGGATTAATGTAATTTCTCGTGTTGCCGCTTTTGCGGTAGTAAGTTGATAGAGATACTCAAAACGGCTCATTTTTTCTTCTTTGATATCAATCCACCCTTTTTGAGGAGCTCCCATCAAGCGTAAAATAAATGCATCTATAAAGTGAACATTTACCCCTTCAGACTGGAGGTGTGATATACTTTTAAAGACGGAACCTTGCGGAATATAAACAATTTTGGGTGATGTAACAGTAGAAAACAGGTAAGTCATGAAAGAAAAAATCATCACCAGTATTATCCCGAAAACCCATCGAAATATTGTTCTTTTTTTAGGCTTTACTTTTTTGATCGGTTTTTTCACGTTTATCGCTTTACTAGAAGGTATTAGAATTGATCACCTGACATTTAAAGGTGTCATAATTGAGCAATTATATCTCAAATGGAACAATGCACTACTGATTCGTGCCTCAAAAATAGACCTAAGTGCTCTCAAAAGTGATAATACCCCTATTACCTTAAAACCCCTCTCTAAACTCCCGCCGCTAGTGCGTAACATACAACGTTGGGTAGACCGGATCGACATTGATACTATTCAATATAAAAAGATCTATTCCTCTCTCCACTACCGCAAAGGCTCCAACGGAGAGTTTGTATTACAACATGGCCATTACACATGCCACGGTACCTATACTCTCGATGAAAAATCTTTTAATCTTTCACTCCCGCCTTGCCGTATCGATGATGCCAATATTTCTCTAACATTAAATATCGAACTGTTAAAACAGACGCTTACATCCAATCTCATCGTTAATTTGCCTGAAACTCCTACTCTACGTATTTCGGCATCAGGAGATACCGATACATTGAGCTTTAAAATGTTTGCGGATCAGGAGTTCAGCACTATTAAGCCGCTTGTAAAAGTATTTGACCTTGACCCTCAGGTACAGCCTTGGATTAGCGAATACGCGAAAGCCCGTTCGATTACCCTTCACCGTCTGGAAGGAAAATTTCATTATGACAAGCCTGACGAGCTGTTAGAGTCTCTCCGGGCTGAAGCAACGGTTGAGCAAGGAGAATACACGTTTGCACAAAGGTTTGAACCTATAAAAGCACCGCGTGTTGATCTCTCGTTCCATCACGGAAAACTCTATATTACCCCGATTCAAGGTATGTTCTATACACTGCCTACCGAACAAAGTTCACTTTTCATTGATTTTTCTACACAACACACGATGCTAACTACTCATATTAAAACCGCTCATGCAATGCTGAATGATCCGATCTTGTCTCTCTTGCATTTTTATCAAATCGATCTTCCGATAAAACAGACATCCGGTACCTGCGATGTCGACTTGAATCTCTCCGTCGATCTGCATACGCTGGATACTACCGCTCAGGGTGTATTTCGTCCTAGCGCATCGGATATTTTACTGGATCAAATTGCTCTAAGATCAGAAGGCGGAAGAGTCAATCTCAATAATACGCATGTCAGTTTTGAAAATTTTACGGCCCATTACGGAGATAACATCGCCGATGCCTTCGTAAAAGGAGACTATGACGCCTCTTCTGACCGTGGAATTGTCTCTATCAGTGCCTACGAAGTCTCTCCATTAACCAATAAACAGCATTTAAATCTCCGTCATCCGCTTAAAGTCAACTATATAATAACGCCTAAAGAAGATACTCTCGATATCGCTTCCTCCCAATGGAACATTCTCGGAAAACCGCTGAATATTGATGCATTTCATGCTCCATTTGACTATCATAACGCCCGCAGCACTCTAAAATCAGTTCATTTTAGTCTCGACAATACGATTCACGGAACAATCGATGCATTGTTGGACGGTTCTAACAAACAAACCGATATTCAAATACAACTCGACGACTTTAAACTAGGGGATGTTCAGCTCCAACAGACCCCTCTGAAATTTGGTCTGCACTATGATTATGACGGCATTGTACTCAACAGTAATAACGCTTCTGCGTGGTCCGTCCATCAACTCCCGCTGCTGGTTTCACCGTTTAGCGTATCCATGAACGGTGATGAGCTTATTTTTAAAGACATCGAAACCGTCTTAGGGGATCTATTAAAAGGTAAATTTAGCGGAAAATATCAGATAGGTACACAAAAAGGCTCTATTCTTATCACTGACATGATCCCCTTGAGTCCAAAAATATTCCCTATTCTGGATGCTCAAAAGTCGTTAAATCTGAATGTGGATGCATCCAAAGATGAAATTGTATTGGATGTTGATGCTTTGAAAGCCCGATTTACAACTATTCCGCACGGATGGAAAATGGCGCTGAGCGATATTTCACTCCTTTCCCAAAAATCTCCACTTCTTCGCAAATATAATATCGATAACGGCTATCTCAATCTCTTTTATTCACCTGAGAGCTCTCACTACAATTTTAACGGTTCGGTTATCTATCCATACCCTATTATGATGCTCAATGACAAACCTGTTACCCGCTATAACTTTAGCGGCGTCTATCATGAAGGTGAAACCAAACTTCGGATTAACGATCGGCTTGTCCTCACCCGCAACGGTGAAAAAATAGATATCACTGCCAAAAATGCCGGTATTAATATGCCTCAACTCTTCCGCTTTCTCTCAGAGCATCAACCTGAAGAGAGCCCTGGAATAGCGTCAGAAAGCAGAACTCAAAGTCATACGGATGAAACAACACTCCCCGTACAGATTCATGCTTCCAATACCTATCTTTATCTAATGAAGGGGCGTAAAATCGTTGCAGACAGTTTGGATGCTTCAGTGCATGATGACGATATGGATGCGACACTCGCACATATGGGCGGAACTGCAACGCTAAAAATACGCAACGGTCTGTTTATGATCAATGGAAATGGATTTAACGATACGTTTATGGAACACCTCTTCTTATTCAGTGATTTTACCGGAGGGAAGTTTTCGTTTCAGGCTAAAGGAGAAGCTGAGGCATTTGACGGGGTTATGAGAGTAGAGAACTCTATTTTGAAAGATTATAAGGTACTGAATAACGTATTGGCATTTATCAATACGGTACCGTCATTAGCAACATTTTCACTTCCAAATTACAATACAAAAGGTCTTCCGCTGAAAGAAGGGTATGCCCATTTTGATTATAATCGCGGTATTGTCCATGTCGACAATTTCACCCTTAATTCACCGGAGATGAAAATACTCGGAGACGGGAGTGCCGATTTGAAAACGCAGACATTAAAAGGAGAACTTACCCTTAAAACCGATCTTGGCTCGGTGTTAGGTAAAGTTCCGGTTGTAGGGTATATATTGCTTGGAAATGACGGTTCACTCTCTACTACCCTCACTATTAGCGGAAAACTCGATGATCCGAAAGTAGAGACGGCTATTGCAAAAGAGATTGTTACGGCACCGTTTAATATCCTGAAACGGACATTGGTTTATCCGTTTTTATGGATGATGCCGGATGAGAAGAAGAAAAAATAATTTTTTATGCTCAGCTAAAAAGCTGAATACTCCAAAAGACTAAAAAACCGGCAAACAACCAAAGCGTCGAGGAAGGTTTTTCCTCGATCACATGTGCCTCAACCAAGAGTTCATCGGTTACCAGATACAGCAATGCCGCCACACCGAAAGCGAGAATCGCACTGATCACACTTGTAGAAGCACCGGATAAAAGATAGTTCCCCAAGAGTGTACAACTCAGTACCACACCTGCAAGCATGAGTGTCATAAAAATAACACGCCACCCTTTAATCGTGTCCGATACGAGAGATAATCCGAGGAACAAAAGCTCAACCGATAAACCGAGCGCCAAAATCAATCCCGTACTGCCTCCGGCGGCAAATCCGGCACCGATAATAAAGCCATCCACTGCCACATCAATAAAAGTCGCCGCTATCAGACCGTAATTGAAAGCGTTATCACCCAAATGTTCCGTCTTTGCTTCTAAACGTATGCTCCACAGCTTCATAATATACATCAAAATACCGCCGATGCTAAAAGCACTGATCAATATCCATGCAGGTGCGTGTTCTCGCCCGATTTCCGGCAAAACTTCTACCGCCAAAGCGGCAAGAACGACCCCTGCAGCAAAATGCTGAATAAGACTGCGCGCATGATGGGAAGGGTTCCAAAAAATAGCCAGTAATCCTCCGAGTGAAGCGACAACAGCAGGAATAGCCATAGCAAGCCAAGGTGACATAAATATCCTTTATTCGTTTCTTAGTACAGTTAGAACATCCACTTCAGATGCTTTCTTCGCCGGATACCAGGCTGAGAGTAACACAATGATAAAAGCTCCGATTATGATCGAAAAGAAATCAACCACACTCAAATCAAGCGGCAACGTAGAGGTTGGATACACATCCGCAGGCAGAGAAATTATATCAAATGTTCCCAATACCCACATTCCTAAGAAGCCTAATATCGCGCCTGTCGTAATCCCTAATACACCGATAACGATTCCAAGGATTAAAAAGATTTTTTTCACCTCGTGTTTGGATGCTCCGAGTGAGATCAAAAGGGCAATTTCGCTGCGTCGATTCATCACAGTCATCAAAAGCGAAGAGATGATATTGATCGCGGCAATCAGAATAATCAACATTAAAACGATAAAGAGTGACATTTTCTCCATTTTGAGCGCAGCAAAAAAGTTACCGTTGTCTTCCCACCATCCGCGGATCGAAACAGTATCGGGCAGTACCTCTGCGATACGTTTGATGTCGGCTTCGGGATTTGGAGAGTGGATATGGATACCGTCATAAAGATTTGACGGAATACCCAAAATGCGCTGTAATGCATCCAAGGAAGTATAGGAGAAGCCTTTGTCATACGCACTAAGTCCCGAATTAAAACTCGAAACTACGGTAAAGCGTTTAATTTTAGGGGTCAATGCCAAACCGCCCGGCTCCATTTGGGTAAAGATATAGGTAAGTTTTTCTCCGTTCGTTAGCAGAAATTCTTCTTTTAGAGACTTCCCGACCATTACCTGAAACCCTTTTGGGACACCTTCTTTTAGCCCTTCTGCGACGATACGGTTTACTTTTGCTTCTTGGGAAAAATCGACACCGAACAAATATCCGCCCTCCATCTGATCGCCGCCACGGGAGAGGACAGCTGAAGTCACATAAGGGCTAAAAGATAAATCGGGAAATTTTTTGCGTAACTGATCAACCAATAAGGTATCGCATGTTGCGTAAAATTTGGGCTGAATAGTAAGAGGATAGTTCATAACGGTGAGTTTCTTTTTAAACTCATTGTCAAAACCGTTCATCAGTGCCATCGCGATGATGAGCACCATCACACCCAGTGCGATTCCGGAGAACGCCAAAAGTGCTGAGAGAAAAATAAAAGGCTGCTCTTTGTCAAAGCGCAAAAATCGTTTGACAAGATAAGAGACAATATTCAAGAGGCAAATACCCCTTTTTTCGGTCCG is part of the Sulfuricurvum sp. genome and harbors:
- the mltG gene encoding endolytic transglycosylase MltG, whose translation is MTYLFSTVTSPKIVYIPQGSVFKSISHLQSEGVNVHFIDAFILRLMGAPQKGWIDIKEEKMSRFEYLYQLTTAKAATREITLIPGETTVVFLQQIADQLLLDVNLLQKAYDKHALYKEGNFVPDTYSIPNDTDEEKLIVHLLAESDKKMRSWADEYHTPFDKDKWLQIVTKASVIQKEAASEEDMPFVSSVIDNRIQKGMRLQMDGSLNYGEYSHQKVTAKRIRTDTTPYNTYKIKGIPLYPVCNVSKEAIHAALNPAHTDYLYFVRGKNGEHIYSSYFSTHHKNIVNATK
- the mdh gene encoding malate dehydrogenase, producing the protein MVKGKRVGIVGAGNVGSTIAYSLAMLGSCHEIILRDNKIEIAKGKALDMSQAAAAVRSHSVVSVAETMADMTDCDVVVITAGSPRLPGMSRDDLLMINAKVTREVIEGVAQYSPNAIVIMVSNPLDAMTYVALRESGFDRSRVIGMAGVLDSARMAAFIQEKLGYGGGQIRASVMGGHGDDMVPLPRYSTVAGVPLSDVLTHDEIEEIVQRTRKGGAEIVALLQTGSAYYAPAKATAIMVEAILKDTKQIHPCAVYLEGEYGFHDVVSGVPVMLGANGAEKIIEVTLNDAEKEMFAASCKSVQTLIDTLNTNNFFQGAE
- a CDS encoding NADP-dependent isocitrate dehydrogenase — protein: MAKIIWSVIDEAPALATYSLLPIVNAFTKAAGVEVVTSDISLAGRVIATFPERMTDAQRIPDNLAELGVIATQPDGVIIKLPNISASIPQLKACIEELQSQGYDLPNYPEEPKTDEEKEIFARYATCLGSAVNPVLREGNSDRRAAVAVKNFAKKNPHKLRAWDEGSKTRVAHMNSGDFYANEQSVIKNGDGKVTIALNGKTLKEIDAKDKEVLDGTFMSAKALRSFLADSIAEAKEKNILWSIHLKATMMKVSDPIMFGHAVSVFFKDVFEKYAADFKEIGVNPNLGLGDLYKKLAKLPSDKKAEIEAAIMAVYPTQPAMAMVDSDKGITNLHASNDVIIDASLPVVVRDGGKMWNPAGKVEQCVVTIPDRCYATMYSEIIEDCKKNGQFDVTTMGSVSNVGLMAQKAEEYGSHPTTFEIAEDGVVTVTDDSGVLMTFNVEKGDIWRMSRAKDIPIKDWVRLAVERAEIENVPVVFWLDENRAHDANIIKKVNEYLPEFNKGNIEYHILAPEKAMAFSLKRVRAGQNTISATGNVLRDYLTDLFPILELGTSAKMLSIVPLLAGGGLFETGAGGSAPKHVEQFVNEGHLRWDSLGEFLALAEAMRHINKTEKSNKLSALTAALDEANAAYLDNNKEPSRKAGEPDNKASHFFLAQYWAKALAEQTTDAELASRFAAVAKALSENEAKIMEELLSVEGKAQDIGGYFHPDNAKTEKAMRPSATLNAIIAAI
- a CDS encoding AsmA-like C-terminal domain-containing protein — its product is MKEKIITSIIPKTHRNIVLFLGFTFLIGFFTFIALLEGIRIDHLTFKGVIIEQLYLKWNNALLIRASKIDLSALKSDNTPITLKPLSKLPPLVRNIQRWVDRIDIDTIQYKKIYSSLHYRKGSNGEFVLQHGHYTCHGTYTLDEKSFNLSLPPCRIDDANISLTLNIELLKQTLTSNLIVNLPETPTLRISASGDTDTLSFKMFADQEFSTIKPLVKVFDLDPQVQPWISEYAKARSITLHRLEGKFHYDKPDELLESLRAEATVEQGEYTFAQRFEPIKAPRVDLSFHHGKLYITPIQGMFYTLPTEQSSLFIDFSTQHTMLTTHIKTAHAMLNDPILSLLHFYQIDLPIKQTSGTCDVDLNLSVDLHTLDTTAQGVFRPSASDILLDQIALRSEGGRVNLNNTHVSFENFTAHYGDNIADAFVKGDYDASSDRGIVSISAYEVSPLTNKQHLNLRHPLKVNYIITPKEDTLDIASSQWNILGKPLNIDAFHAPFDYHNARSTLKSVHFSLDNTIHGTIDALLDGSNKQTDIQIQLDDFKLGDVQLQQTPLKFGLHYDYDGIVLNSNNASAWSVHQLPLLVSPFSVSMNGDELIFKDIETVLGDLLKGKFSGKYQIGTQKGSILITDMIPLSPKIFPILDAQKSLNLNVDASKDEIVLDVDALKARFTTIPHGWKMALSDISLLSQKSPLLRKYNIDNGYLNLFYSPESSHYNFNGSVIYPYPIMMLNDKPVTRYNFSGVYHEGETKLRINDRLVLTRNGEKIDITAKNAGINMPQLFRFLSEHQPEESPGIASESRTQSHTDETTLPVQIHASNTYLYLMKGRKIVADSLDASVHDDDMDATLAHMGGTATLKIRNGLFMINGNGFNDTFMEHLFLFSDFTGGKFSFQAKGEAEAFDGVMRVENSILKDYKVLNNVLAFINTVPSLATFSLPNYNTKGLPLKEGYAHFDYNRGIVHVDNFTLNSPEMKILGDGSADLKTQTLKGELTLKTDLGSVLGKVPVVGYILLGNDGSLSTTLTISGKLDDPKVETAIAKEIVTAPFNILKRTLVYPFLWMMPDEKKKK
- a CDS encoding ABC transporter permease encodes the protein MNIVSYLVKRFLRFDKEQPFIFLSALLAFSGIALGVMVLIIAMALMNGFDNEFKKKLTVMNYPLTIQPKFYATCDTLLVDQLRKKFPDLSFSPYVTSAVLSRGGDQMEGGYLFGVDFSQEAKVNRIVAEGLKEGVPKGFQVMVGKSLKEEFLLTNGEKLTYIFTQMEPGGLALTPKIKRFTVVSSFNSGLSAYDKGFSYTSLDALQRILGIPSNLYDGIHIHSPNPEADIKRIAEVLPDTVSIRGWWEDNGNFFAALKMEKMSLFIVLMLIILIAAINIISSLLMTVMNRRSEIALLISLGASKHEVKKIFLILGIVIGVLGITTGAILGFLGMWVLGTFDIISLPADVYPTSTLPLDLSVVDFFSIIIGAFIIVLLSAWYPAKKASEVDVLTVLRNE